One region of Ananas comosus cultivar F153 linkage group 9, ASM154086v1, whole genome shotgun sequence genomic DNA includes:
- the LOC109715430 gene encoding secretory carrier-associated membrane protein 2-like — MASRYESNPFDEEEVNPFADSTARGRAAGQSNYGGGPFYTTNPGSVPPASNSHLSPLPPEPADFYNGRGATVDIPLDSAKDLKKKEKELQAKEAELSKREKELKRREEAAARAGIVIEEKNWPPFFPIIHHDIGGEIPVHLQRLQYIAFASLLGLVGCLTWNVIAVTAAWIKGEGVKIWLLAIIYFISGVPGAYVLWYRPLYNAMRTESALKFGWFFLSYLFHIGFCIYSAVAPPIFFEGKSLTGILPAIDVLGNHVIVGVFYFIGFGFFCLESLLSIWVIQQVYMYFRGSGKAAEVKREAARGAMRAAF; from the exons ATGGCGAGCCGTTACGAGAGCAACCCCTTCGACGAGGAGGAGGTCAATCCCTTCGCG GACTCAACTGCCCGTGGAAGAGCAGCAGGACAGTCGAATTATGGCGGAGGGCCTTTCTATACAACA AATCCTGGAAGTGTCCCCCCTGCTTCAAATTCTCATCTTTCACCTCTTCCTCCAGAGCCTGCCGATTTCTACAATGGTCGTGGTGCAACAGTTGATATTCCTCTTGATTCAGCAAAA GatttaaagaaaaaggagaaggaacTCCAAGCAAAGGAGGCAGAACTAAGCAAGAGGGAAAAG GAACTTAAACGAAGGGAGGAGGCTGCAGCACGCG CTGGCATTGTTATTGAGGAGAAAAACTGGCCTCCTTTTTTCCCTATTATTCATCATGATATTGGAGGTGAAATTCCAGTTCACCTGCAGAGATTGCAATACATTGCATTTGCATCGTTGCTAG GATTAGTTGGATGCCTCACTTGGAATGTTATAGCAGTTACAGCAGCTTGGATCAAGGGGGAAG GCGTAAAGATCTGGCTTCTTGCCATCATCTACTTCATCTCTGGTGTCCCAGGTGCATATGTGTTGTGGTACCGCCCTCTTTATAATGCAATGAG GACTGAAAGTGCCTTAAAATTCGGATGGTTTTTTTTGTCTTATTTG TTTCATATTGGTTTCTGCATCTATTCAGCTGTGGCTCCTCCCATTTTCTTTGAGGGAAAATCCTTGAC AGGAATTTTGCCAGCAATAGATGTCTTGGGCAACCATGTAATAGTTGGG GTCTTCTACTTCATTGGATTTGGGTTCTTTTGCCTCGAGTCACTGCTCAGTATCTGGGTcattcag CAAGTGTACATGTATTTCCGAGGGAGCGGAAAAGCTGCAGAGGTGAAGCGTGAGGCGGCACGTGGTGCCATGAGGGCGGCATTTTGA
- the LOC109714999 gene encoding uncharacterized protein LOC109714999 codes for MVVFCFLVDQRRMVRSSKPAAGICSRCGGCASVADMETATRFCYVPLYRKTWRAIICTFCGALLKSYR; via the coding sequence ATGGTGGTGTTCTGCTTCTTGGTGGACCAGCGGCGGATGGTGAGGAGCAGCAAGCCGGCGGCGGGGATATGCTCGCGGTGCGGGGGCTGCGCCAGCGTCGCCGACATGGAGACGGCCACGCGCTTCTGCTACGTCCCCCTCTACCGCAAGACCTGGCGCGCCATCATCTGCACCTTCTGCGGCGCCCTCCTCAAGTCCTACCgataa
- the LOC109715429 gene encoding brefeldin A-inhibited guanine nucleotide-exchange protein 5 — protein MISSILFLTLFVLLQKLIAYDHLEGDPGLEGGKNSSLFTDILNMVCGCVDNSSSDSTILQVLKVLLNAVASTKFRVHGEPLLGVIRVCYNIALNSKSPVNQATSKAMLTQMISIVFRRMESDQVPESSGNFKNNADVTSTSNTNSENGEISDQDDQKITLGDALSMTRVSEASPASVEELQNLAGGADIKGLEAVLDKAVQLEDGKKILRGIDLESMSIAQHDALLLFRTLCKMSMKEETDEVTTKTRLLSLELLQSLLEGVSHSFTKNFHFIDSVKAYLCYALLRASVSSSPVVFQYATGIFSVLLLRFRESLKGEIGIFFPLIILRSLDSSDSTLSQRTSVLRMLEKVCRDPQMLADIFVNYDCDLEAPNLFERMVNALSRIAQGTLSTDPNSVTQAQASSIKGSSLQCMVSVLKSVVDWEKVRRESAKHGSIVQSLEEEISTKENLRTDESKNREDGINQFEKAKAHKSTMEAAISEFNRKPVKGVEYLLSNKLVDNTPSSVAQFLKSTPSLDKVMIGEYLGQHEEFPLAVMHTYVDSMKFLGLKFDTAIREFLKGFRLPGEAQKIDRIMEKFAERYCADNPGLFKNADTAYVLAYAVIMLNTDAHNPMVWPKMSKADFVRINSVSDEEECAPKELLEEIYDSIVKEEIKMKENVTDAAKSSRQRSETEERGRLVNILNLALPRRKSASDTKAESERIIKQTQALFKNQGEKRGVFYTAEQVELVRPMLEAVGWPLLATFSVTMEEGDNKPRVVLCMEGFRAGIHITRVLGMDTMRYAFLTSLVRFTFLHAPKEMRSKNVEALRALLVLADMETDALQDTWNAVLECVSRLEYITSNSAIAATVMQGSNQISRDSVLQSLRELAGKPAEQVFVNSVKLPSDAIVEFFTALCGVSAEELKQTPARVFSLQKLVEISYYNMARIRLVWARIWSVLAQHFITAGSHHEEKVAMYAIDSLRQLGMKYLERAELNNFTFQNDILKPFVILMRNSQSAEIRSLIVDCIVQMIKSKVGSIKSGWRSVFMIFTAAADDDLESIVENAFENVEQVILEHFDQVVGDCFMDCVNCLIGFANNKSSPRISLKAIALLRICEDRLAEGFVPGGAIKPIDSGLESNTDVTEHYWFPMLAGLSDLTLDSRSEVRNCALEVLFDLLNERGHKFSSAFWESIFHRVLFPIFDHVRHAGRDGFVSSGEDWLRETSIHSLQLLCNLFNTFYKEVSFMLPPLLGLLLDCAKKTDQTVVSIALGALVHLIEVGGHQFSDNDWDTLLKSIRDASYTTQPLELLNSLGFENSKNQQVLSKDADASTHESFSYKDTHQDNKGRGRAFGDDYQETNLQTNLEDSEGLPSPSGREQKSAEAPGFQRNQTFGQRFMGNMLDNLLLRNLTSKSKSHLDDLVPSSPLKIPETTDPDKNEDEESSMMETVRGKCITQLRLLGAIDSIQMRYWSKLKAPQKIAIMDILLSLLEFAASYNSSSNLRTRMHHIPPQRPPPNLLRQEISGTSIYLEILHKSTTVSGSGNEENLKSLAEEKLVSFCGQILREASDLQPVTGEASSADIHRVLDLRAPVIVKVLKGMCRMDAQIFKKNLRAFYPLITKLVCCDQMDVRGALGDLFSTQLTALLP, from the exons ATGATttcttctattctttttctaactttatttgttctattacaGAAACTTATTGCTTATGATCATTTAGAAGGTGATCCTGGTTTGGAAGGTGGTAAAAATTCTTCTTTATTTACTGACATTCTGAATATGGTCTGTGGTTGTGTTGATAACTCTTCATCTGACAG CACTATCCTCCAAGTCTTGAAAGTGCTTCTTAACGCTGTGGCATCCACAAAGTTCAGAG TGCATGGTGAACCATTGCTGGGGGTGATTAGAGTATGCTATAACATAGCTCTTAATAG CAAGAGCCCTGTGAATCAGGCTACCTCAAAGGCAATGCTTACCCAGATGATCAGCATAGTATTTAGGCGAATGGAATCGGATCAG GTGCCAGAATCATctggaaattttaaaaataatgctgATGTAACTTCGACTAGCAATACAAATTCAGAAAATGGAGAAATATCTGACCAGGATGATCAAAAAATTACTCTGGGTGATGCTTTATCCATGACCCGTGTAAGTGAAGCATCTCCAGCATCTGTTGAGGAACTCCAAAATCTGGCTGGTGGTGCCGATATCAAG GGTCTGGAAGCTGTTCTGGACAAGGCTGTCCAACTTGAGGATGGCAAGAAAATATTGCG TGGGATTGACCTTGAGAGCATGAGTATAGCGCAACATGATGCATTGCTGCTGTTCCGCACTCTTTGCAAG ATGAGCATGAAAGAAGAGACCGATGAGGTTACTACAAAGACGAGACTTTTGTCTCTTGAGCTCTTGCAG AGTTTACTGGAAGGAGTGAGCCATTCCTTCACCAAAAATTTCCACTTCATCGATTCGGTTAAAGCATATCTTTGTTATGCTCTTCTCCGTGCATCTGTTTCTTCTTCCCCTGTTGTATTCCAG TATGCAACGGGAATCTTCTCAGTTCTCTTGCTGCGATTTAGGGAAAGTCTGAAG GGAGAAATTGGTATATTCTTTCCCTTGATAATTTTGAGGTCTTTAGATAGCTCGGATAGTACCCTCAGCCAAAGAACAAGCGTTCTTCG GATGCTCGAGAAAGTTTGTAGAGATCCACAAATGCTTGCAGATATATTTGTTAATTATGACTGTGACCTTGAGGCGCCGAATCTTTTCGAACGCATG GTTAATGCTCTGTCAAGAATCGCTCAGGGAACTTTGAGTACAGATCCTAACTCAGTTACTCAAGCTCAAGCTTCTTCAATTAAGGGCTCCTCTCTTCAG TGTATGGTAAGTGTCCTCAAGTCAGTGGTTGATTGGGAGAAAGTTCGAAGAGAATCTGCAAAGCATGGGAGTATTGTGCAGTCACTTGAAGAGGAGATTTCAACCAAGGAGAACCTGAGAACAGATGAATCAAAGAACCGAGAAGATGGAATTAATCAGTTTGAGAAGGCTAAAGCTCATAAATCTACTATGGAAGCTGCAATCTCAGAG TTCAATCGGAAGCCAGTAAAGGGGGTAGAGTATTTATTATCAAACAAATTGGTTGATAACACCCCATCATCTGTTGCCCAGTTTCTCAAGAGTACTCCTAGTTTGGATAAG GTCATGATTGGTGAATATTTGGGACAGCACGAGGAGTTTCCCCTTGCTGTTATGCATACTTATGTTGATTCGATGAAGTTCTTGGGCTTGAAGTTTGATACTGCAATTCGTGAGTTTCTCAAAGGATTTCGCCTTCCTGGAGAAGCACAGAAGATTGACCGTATAATGGAAAAGTTTGCTGAGCG ATACTGTGCTGATAATCCAGGACTTTTCAAGAATGCAGATACTGCATATGTTCTTGCCTATGCTGTTATAATGTTGAATACTGATGCTCATAATCCAATGGTCTGGCCTAAAATGTCTAAAGCTGATTTTGTACGTATTAACTCAGTGAGTGATGAAGAAGAATGTGCCCCAAAGGAGCTATTGGAGGAGATATATGATTCCATTGTCAAGGAAGAAATAAAGATGAAGGAAAATGTGACTGATGCAGCAAAAAGCAGCAGACAGAGGTCGGAGACAGAAGAAAGAGGCCGTCTTGTCAATATTCTAAATCTAGCCCTTCCCAGAAGGAAGTCAGCAAGTGACACTAAAGCAGAAAGTGAAAGAATTATCAAGCAAACGCAAGCTCTTTTTAAGAACCAAGGGGAGAAAAGGGGTGTCTTCTATACAGCTGAGCAAGTTGAACTTGTCAGGCCCATGCTTGAGGCTGTAGGTTGGCCTTTGCTTGCAACATTTTCTGTTACTATGGAAGAAGGTGATAATAAGCCCAGGGTTGTTCTTTGCATGGAAGGATTCAGAGCGGGTATACATATCACACGAGTTCTTGGAATGGACACGATGCGTTATGCTTTTCTGACATCTTTAGTGCG ATTTACATTTTTGCATGCTCCAAAGGAGATGAGAAGTAAAAATGTGGAAGCATTACGTGCCCTTCTTGTTCTAGCCGACATGGAGACAGATGCCTTACAAGATACTTGGAATGCTGTCTTAGAATGTGTTTCAAGGCTAGAGTATATTACATCAAATTCTGCAATTGCTGCAACTGTAATGCAGGGTTCAAATCAAATATCCAGGGATTCAGTTCTTCAGTCTCTGAGAGAGCTCGCTGGGAAGCCGGCTGAGCAGGTGTTTGTAAACAGTGTAAAATTACCGAGTGATGCTATTGTTGAGTTTTTCACGGCTCTATGTGGTGTATCGGCTGAAGAACTGAAGCAGACACCTGCTCGTGTCTTCAGCTTACAAAAGCTTGTTGAGATAAGCTACTACAATATGGCTCGAATCCGTTTG GTGTGGGCCAGAATATGGTCTGTCTTGGCTCAGCATTTTATCACTGCTGGGAGTCACCATGAGGAAAAAGTTGCTATGTATGCCATTGATTCTTTGAGGCAGCTTGGTATGAAATATTTGGAGCGTGCAGAACTCAACAACTTCACATTCCAGAATGACATTTTGAAACCATTTGTTATTCTCATGCGCAATAGTCAGAGTGCCGAAATTCGCAGCCTCATTGTTGATTGCATTGTTCag ATGATTAAATCAAAGGTAGGTAGCATTAAATCAGGTTGGCGAAGTGTGTTCATGATCTTCACTGCAGCTGCTGACGACGACTTGGAATCAATTGTTGAAAATGCATTTGAAAATGTAGAGCAAG TTATCCTGGAGCATTTTGATCAGGTTGTTGGTGATTGCTTTATGGATTGTGTCAACTGTCTCATTGGATTTGCCAATAATAAGAGCTCCCCACGGATTAGTTTGAAGGCTATTGCTCTTCTTCGTATATGTGAAGATCGCCTAGCAGAG GGCTTTGTGCCTGGTGGAGCCATTAAACCGATTGACAGTGGTTTGGAGAGTAACACTGATGTCACCGAACATTATTGGTTTCCCATGCTAGCGGGTTTATCTGACTTAACTTTGGACTCAAGATCAGAAGTTCGAAATTGTGCGCTTGAGGTGCTATTTGATTTGCTGAATGAGAGGGGTCACAAATTCTCTTCAGCTTTTTGGGAAAGCATTTTTCATCGTGTGCTCTTTCCTATATTTGATCATGTCCGCCATGCTGGGAGGGATGGTTTTGTTTCTTCAGGAGAAGATTGGCTTCGTGAGACTAGCATCCATTCACTTCAATTGCTTTGCAACCTATTCAATACTTTTTACAAG GAGGTCTCTTTCATGCTTCCACCGCTGCTGGGTTTACTTCTGGATTGTGCTAAGAAGACAGATCAAACAGTTGTTTCGATCGCTCTTGGAGCTTTAGTACATCTGATAGAGGTTGGAGGACATCAATTTAGTGATAATGACTGGGATACTTTGCTGAAGAGCATTAG AGATGCATCATACACGACTCAACCCCTAGAACTGCTCAATTCCTTAGGGTTTGAGAACTCAAAGAACCAACAGGTGCTGTCGAAAGATGCAGATGCCAGTACACATGAGAGCTTTTCATACAAAGACACTCATCAAGACAacaaaggaagaggaagagctTTTGGCGATGACTACCAAGAAACAAATCTCCAAACTAATCTCGAGGATTCTGAAG GCCTGCCATCGCCATCAGGTAGAGAGCAGAAATCTGCTGAAGCTCCAGGTTTTCAGCGGAATCAAACATTTGGTCAAAGGTTTATGGGAAATATGTTGGACAATTTGTTGCTTAGAAATCTTACTTCCAAATCGAAGAGTCACTTGGATGATCTTGTTCCATCTTCGCCTTTGAAG ATACCAGAGACCACTGACCCCGATAAGAATGAAGATGAAGAGAGCTCTATGATGGAAACAGTTAGGGGTAAATGCATCACCCAGTTACGGCTGCTAGGTGCCATTGACAGCATACAG ATGAGATACTGGAGCAAATTGAAGGCTCCTCAGAAGATTGCAATAATGGATATCTTGTTGTCACTCTTGGAATTTGCAGCTTCGTATAATTCCTCCTCAAACCTGAGAACACGAATGCACCATATACCTCCTCAAAg GCCACCTCCAAATCTCCTCCGCCAAGAGATATCAGGAACTTCCATTTATCTAGAAATCTTACACAAGTCAACTACAGTCAGTGGATCCGGAAATGAAGAAAATCTCAAGAGCTTAGCAGAAGAGAAGTTGGTTTCTTTCTGTGGacagattttgagagaggcttcTGACCTCCAGCCTGTTACTGGGGAAGCTTCCAGTGCAGACATTCATCGTGTACTTGATCTAAGAGCTCCTGTTATTGTGaag GTGCTTAAGGGAATGTGCCGCATGGATGCTCAGATATTCAAGAAGAATCTAAGAGCGTTTTATCCGTTAATTACAAAACTTGTTTGCTGTGATCAG ATGGATGTACGTGGTGCCCTTGGAGATCTTTTCAGTACACAGCTCACTGCTCTTTTGCCATGA
- the LOC109714844 gene encoding internal alternative NAD(P)H-ubiquinone oxidoreductase A1, mitochondrial-like produces TQLPRLGPTGPGEKPRVVVLGTGWAGCRFLKGLDMKMYDAVCISPRNHMVFTPLLASTCVGTLEFRSVAEPVSRIQSALAGAPNSYFYLASCLGINTDKHEVYCETVSSDGLPSDPYRFKVAYDKLVIAAGAEPLTFNIKGVTEHAIFLREVYHAQEIRRKLLLNLMLSENPGLSEEEKKRLLHCVVIGGGPTGVEFSGELSDFIMRDVRQRYSHVKDYIKVTLIEANEILSSFDVGLRQYATNHLTKSGVRLVRGVVKEVLPEKILLSDGSHVPYGLLVWSTGVGPSQFVKSLDLPKSPGGRIGVDEWLRVPSAEDVFALGDCAGFLEQTGRQVLPALAQVAEREGKYLAELFRRIEKQNGGKAHCAKDIPLGDPFVYRHLGSMASVGRYKALVDLRQSKDAKGLSLAGFVSWLIWRSAYLTRVVSWRNRFYVAVNWATTLVFGRDNSRIG; encoded by the exons ACCCAGCTGCCGCGTTTGGGCCCGACGGGCCCTGGCGAGAAGCCGAGGGTGGTGGTGCTGGGGACCGGGTGGGCCGGCTGCCGGTTTCTGAAGGGGCTCGATATGAAGATGTACGATGCGGTGTGCATATCGCCGAGGAATCACATGGTTTTCACTCCTTTGCTCGCTTCGACATGCGTGGGCACACTTGAGTTCCGGTCGGTGGCTGAGCCGGTGAGCCGGATTCAGTCCGCTTTGGCCGGAGCACCCAATTCTTACTTCTATCTGGCTTCCTGTTTGGGAATCAATACCGACAAGCATGAG GTGTATTGTGAAACCGTCTCAAGTGATGGACTGCCTTCCGATCCCTACCGGTTTAAAGTTGCATATGATAAGCTGGTCATTGCGGCTGGTGCCGAGCCGCTGACTTTCAATATTAAGGGAGTAACAGAGCATGCCATTTTCCTGCGCGAAGTATATCATGCTCAAGAAATTAGAAGGAAGCTTCTGCTGAACCTCATGCTCTCTGAAAACCCTG GCTTGtcagaagaagagaaaaagcgCCTTTTACACTGCGTTGTCATTGGAGGAGGCCCTACCGGAGTGGAGTTCAGCGGCGAGTTAAGTGATTTTATCATGCGAGATGTGCGCCAAAGATATTCTCACGTTAAGGATTACATCAAAGTCACTCTTATTGAG GCAAATGAAATCTTGTCATCATTTGACGTGGGATTACGGCAATATGCAACAAATCACTTGACCAAG TCCGGAGTTCGCCTGGTGCGTGGAGTTGTAAAAGAGGTACTACCCGAGAAGATACTCCTTAGTGATGGATCTCATGTTCCGTATGGCCTGCTGGTCTGGTCCACAGGAGTTGGTCCATCTCAATTTGTCAAATCACTCGATCTTCCCAAATCCCCTGGTGGAAG GATCGGTGTGGATGAGTGGCTACGTGTTCCTTCGGCCGAGGATGTATTTGCACTTGGGGATTGTGCAGGTTTTCTTGAACAAACTGGGAGGCAAGTGCTCCCCGCTCTTGCTCAG GTTGCGGAAAGGGAGGGGAAATATCTAGCAGAACTGTTTAGGAGGATCGAGAAGCAGAATGGAGGGAAAGCTCATTGCGCCAAGGACATTCCTCTCGGCGATCCTTTTGTTTACAGGCACTTGGGAAGCATGGCATCCGTGGGGCGCTACAAGGCCTTGGTTGATCTAAGGCAGAGCAAG GATGCAAAGGGCCTATCTCTGGCCGGATTTGTTAGCTGGCTAATATGGCGCTCGGCTTACCTGACTCGCGTGGTGAGCTGGAGGAATAGGTTCTATGTGGCAGTAAACTGGGCCACCACCCTCGTTTTCGGGAGGGATAACTCCAGAATTGGTTGA